The following are encoded together in the Halarsenatibacter silvermanii genome:
- a CDS encoding RAD55 family ATPase has protein sequence MVNKERLSTGISGLDTILKGGLISGDSYLVRGKAGSGKTTLGLHFLCANLEEDSSRLFVSLSEPASKIARNAEKRLSF, from the coding sequence ATGGTAAATAAAGAGAGGCTATCAACAGGGATAAGCGGTCTGGACACAATTTTAAAAGGTGGCTTAATTTCCGGTGATTCCTATCTGGTGAGAGGAAAAGCAGGCAGTGGTAAAACAACACTGGGTCTGCATTTTTTGTGTGCTAATTTAGAGGAAGACAGCTCTCGTCTATTCGTTTCCCTATCAGAGCCTGCCTCTAAAATAGCCAGAAACGCTGAGAAAAGATTGAGTTTTTAG
- a CDS encoding ATPase domain-containing protein has protein sequence MFPSSEVEQQPLLEKIIEKIKEMQPERIFIDGLTQLRILSTDDYRFRKNIQSLINLMADIEATPMLVSEVGSRPDDDLQFISDGIINLKKRGSERKISVAKIRGSGFKKRFTHLYFG, from the coding sequence GTGTTTCCTTCTTCCGAGGTTGAGCAGCAGCCTCTTTTAGAAAAAATCATTGAAAAAATAAAAGAGATGCAGCCGGAGAGGATATTTATTGATGGGCTGACCCAGCTGCGCATTTTGTCCACAGATGATTATCGCTTCCGCAAAAATATTCAATCTCTGATTAATCTAATGGCAGATATAGAGGCAACTCCCATGCTAGTATCGGAAGTGGGCAGCCGGCCGGATGATGATCTGCAGTTTATCAGTGATGGCATAATTAATCTTAAGAAACGGGGAAGCGAGAGGAAAATTTCTGTTGCCAAAATTAGAGGATCCGGGTTTAAAAAAAGGTTTACACACTTATATTTTGGATAA
- a CDS encoding ATPase domain-containing protein: MDKEGMKVYPSLNPDFSPSAREKTDNAPISSGVPEIDKMLHGGIEKNTSTIITGPTGSGKTSLGLTFMKEAAGRGERSVVYLLEESPEVLKRRSKTINIPVEEMIENKNLQLITVNRGELTPEIFVHRVKKEVEENDTKLVMIDSVTAFNSLFLDENWNKLDLRKVLDSLRKLLINNNATLLMINEIPNITGDFRVTDDQISYLADNIIILRYIELSGGMQKAIGVLKKRLSSFETKLREFEISKYGLEVGEPMEDLSGILSGNPELTSEGRSNSNKKEG; this comes from the coding sequence TTGGATAAAGAAGGTATGAAGGTTTATCCCTCTTTAAATCCTGATTTTTCCCCTTCCGCCAGAGAAAAAACTGATAATGCACCTATATCTTCGGGAGTTCCAGAAATTGATAAGATGCTGCACGGCGGAATTGAAAAGAATACAAGTACAATTATTACAGGGCCTACTGGTTCGGGGAAAACATCTCTGGGGCTTACATTCATGAAAGAAGCAGCAGGCCGGGGTGAAAGATCAGTTGTATACCTGCTGGAAGAAAGTCCAGAAGTTTTAAAGCGGAGGTCCAAAACCATCAATATCCCCGTTGAAGAGATGATTGAAAATAAAAATTTGCAATTAATTACGGTAAACCGCGGGGAATTAACACCCGAGATATTTGTTCATCGGGTTAAGAAAGAAGTCGAAGAGAATGATACAAAGCTGGTAATGATTGATAGTGTTACAGCATTTAATTCCCTTTTCCTGGATGAGAACTGGAACAAACTTGATTTGAGGAAAGTTTTGGATTCCCTGCGGAAGCTTCTTATTAATAACAATGCCACCCTTCTTATGATCAACGAGATACCCAATATCACCGGGGATTTTCGGGTGACCGATGATCAAATAAGCTATCTGGCAGATAATATAATAATTCTTCGCTATATAGAATTAAGTGGAGGTATGCAAAAAGCAATCGGAGTGCTGAAAAAAAGGCTGAGCAGTTTTGAAACCAAGTTGAGAGAGTTTGAGATTTCAAAATATGGCTTAGAAGTGGGAGAGCCCATGGAGGATCTAAGCGGAATACTTTCGGGTAATCCCGAGTTGACTTCTGAAGGGCGATCAAATAGTAATAAAAAGGAGGGTTAA